Within Flavobacteriales bacterium, the genomic segment GAAAACTTAATCTTCATCCAGCTCAAATTCCGTTTCGTAGGATTTACTTTTTTTACCGAAGCGATCAAGACGCTCAAATAGTCCAACCGCTTCTTCTTTTTCTTTCTGCGAATAATAGGCTAGTGCAAAAGCAAGTGTATAAACCGGTAGCATCAGATGTAAAAACACAATCATAATGGTGCCGATTATAATATTTTGAACCAGGTAAAAATTAATGTCGCTATTTACAAAATGCCATTGAATGGTTTCCGTAATGATATGTCCTACCATTGCAAATCCACTAAAAATTAAAGTAAAGCAGAATACAAGCAGACTAATCACTAACATCACCAGAAAAGAATTGGACCAACTTTTGAATCCGAGAGAAATAGTGCTTGAAATGCGCGTGAAATAATTTCCTTTTTCATTGGCGAGCGGGAAAAACATAAAGAATACCACAGGTGCAAGACCGATACCAAGGAACAATACCGCCTCAGAAGCATACCTGAAATAGAGAAGAAGAATGGCAACGGGTAATGCTACTTTCCAGGTGTTTCTCAGCGAGTATTTTCTCCAGGATTTCCATACCGGTATCGTTTTATCACTAAAGTGATAGTAAATGGCATGTGAAACGGTAACAACATTGAGGCTGAGAACAAAAAGAGATCCGAAAAAGGCAAGTGCGGTATAAGCTCCTGCAGGATACGATTGGGTGATGGCTAAATATGAAAAATATTCCTTTTTGAATTCTTCTGGAACTAACAACATTAGTCCGGCGAGCAACAGCATATTTAATGGAATAATCAATAGCCAGATGATTCTTCTGAAATAAGCAGATACATGCCGGTGTAATAAAAAGGCATCCGAAAAAATTTCATTGGCCTGACGAATCTTGTAGCGCTCAATTTTTTTTGTGGGCTGAAAGGGCGCTTCTTCATTGAGGTCAATTTTGTTTCCGTTTCTCCGCGCCACATAAATGGGGTATAAAACGAAATAAGAAATCATAATGAGGAAGGATCCGATAATGATAAAAAGCTTGGCATAAACATCCATTTCAGTATGTCGCGTTACCCAACTTTCGAAAACGGCAGCAATAAAAATAAAGGGAATTAATCCCATCATGATTTTTAATCCTCGTTTCGCAGTTAATTGAAGCGATTGCAATCGGGTATAGGTTCCCGGAAATAAAAGTCCGTTTCCTAATGTAATTCCGGCTCCGCCTGCAATTACTATGGCAGAAATCTCAATGGCACCGTGAATCCAAATGGTGAGAAATGAGGTCCACAATAAGGTCTTTGCCATCGTGGAGGATATGCTCATGCCTTTGAAGTAGAAATAACTTTGAAAGGCACCAACCATTACGCCATTATAAAAAATAAAAAAGGCAGATCCTACACTGTACAATATTCCCAGTATAAAACAAAAGAGGGAAACTTGCAGGTTATTGAAAAAAATACGCAAAAACATGGGC encodes:
- a CDS encoding stage II sporulation protein M, which codes for MKETSFIQQNKDKWKRFEDLNRQKSKDPDEISRLFVEITEDLSYARTFYPKRSVRVYLNFLAQNVFSSLYKIKSRPFSKLLHFWTESLPLELYRSRRNLLISFILFSVAALIGVISSYTDINFSRVILGDGYVEMTNDFIEKGDPMAVYKQQASTPMFLRIFFNNLQVSLFCFILGILYSVGSAFFIFYNGVMVGAFQSYFYFKGMSISSTMAKTLLWTSFLTIWIHGAIEISAIVIAGGAGITLGNGLLFPGTYTRLQSLQLTAKRGLKIMMGLIPFIFIAAVFESWVTRHTEMDVYAKLFIIIGSFLIMISYFVLYPIYVARRNGNKIDLNEEAPFQPTKKIERYKIRQANEIFSDAFLLHRHVSAYFRRIIWLLIIPLNMLLLAGLMLLVPEEFKKEYFSYLAITQSYPAGAYTALAFFGSLFVLSLNVVTVSHAIYYHFSDKTIPVWKSWRKYSLRNTWKVALPVAILLLYFRYASEAVLFLGIGLAPVVFFMFFPLANEKGNYFTRISSTISLGFKSWSNSFLVMLVISLLVFCFTLIFSGFAMVGHIITETIQWHFVNSDINFYLVQNIIIGTIMIVFLHLMLPVYTLAFALAYYSQKEKEEAVGLFERLDRFGKKSKSYETEFELDED